A stretch of the Malus sylvestris chromosome 10, drMalSylv7.2, whole genome shotgun sequence genome encodes the following:
- the LOC126587142 gene encoding uncharacterized protein LOC126587142, whose protein sequence is MFYTQILLTLGVRLPLHPWLQKMLSLIGYAPGQLNPGFWDTLIGFYIIWMECGLCEPSFHQWRYCYKMRPAKSCTGYAECACRSERERIVYGKKKAYYTWKNRWCFLYNDWEYDKGVTPERRVLTHFQTVVTRGTIQLFGQELSDIEKVLRVPKEDRHLSKLRPLFRRYGFQPLVSESQGRSMEKVSKKTGTSTHKRKAPVLVPSEDILPHKKIHKFRGEPSVRPKSQDGVLKGPAFRKTGVEAVDNAAAVVTGEGSRLLPHPLTMEHTVQESDPGSRHEGKGKERAGSVPWKDLRVATRPKDFGDINNCLAGRRFAFDELGEPLAKDESDCDRMLKLSSYVMAEYHDRLQEVERYKAKLKENKQLVDEARRNKGLLTQALQLKDETMESLKRRNGENLRLKKLFEATKKQLEVATLEVSKVRGELDGALVEISELEKSIPTEREAAVQEYLSSSTFHLAIKPYCAQEARFEKRKWMAVLDRYDDGSILRKYHEDIDEHHRKGETFVLAVDPSSEDESDNEGSADAQTQHGEEDLGDAEDDGRTRSDTARGSASDENE, encoded by the exons atgttctacacccagatattactgactttaggggtgagactacctttacatccgtggttgcaaaagatgttatctttgatcggatatgcacctgggcaactcaatcctggtttctgggatactttgattggattttatatcatttggatggagtgtgggttgtgtgagccttccttccatcagtggcgttactgttacaagatgcgcccagcaaaatcatgcactggttatgccgagtgtgcatgtcggagtgagagagagcgtattgtgtatggtaagaaaaaggcatactacacatggaaaaaccgttggtgctttctgtataatgattgggagtatgataagggtgtcacgcctgagcgacgtgtgcttactcacttccagactgtag tgacgcggggcaccatccaactgtttgggcaggagctatctgacatagagaaggtgttgagggtgcccaaagaggatagacacttaagcaagctacgacccttatttcgtcggtacggtttccaacccttagtttccgagagccagggacgatcga tggagaaggtaagcaagaaaacagggactagcacccataaaaggaaagcaccagtgttagttccttcggaagacatcctaccgcataagaaaattcataagttccgAGGGGAACCATCCGTTAGACCTAAGTCCCAAGATGGGGTCCTTAAGGGGCCTGCCTTTAGGAAGACTGGAGTCGAGGCCGTTGATAATGCTGCTGCCGTAGTTACAGGAGAAGGGAGCCGACTGTTGCCTCATCCTCTTACTATGGAGCACACTGTCCAGGAAAGTGATCCAGGTTCCCGCCATGAggggaaaggcaaggaaagagctggcagtgtcccgtggaaggacttgagggttgccacgcggccaaaggattttggggatatcaacaattgcttggcagggcgtcgattcgccttcgatgagctcggagagcccttagctaaggatgaatcggattgcgaccggatgttgaagctgtcttcatat gtcatggccgagtatcacgacagactgcaagaggttgagcggtacaaggcaaaactgaaggagaataagcagcttgtggacgaggcccgaaggaataagggacttttgactcaggctctccaactgaaggacgaaaccatggagagcttgaaaaggcgaaatggtgagaacctaaggcttaagaaattgtttgaggcaactaaaaaacagttggaggtggctaccttggaagtatccaaggttaggggagaattggatggtgccttagttgagatttctgaactggagaagagcattccaactgaaagggaggctgctgtgcaagaatacttaagttcttcgacctttcatcttgctattaaaccctactgtgctcaagaagctcgctttgaaaaaaggaaatggatggccgtccttgatcgttatgatgatgggagcattcttcgaaaataccacgaagatatagatgagcatcatcgaaagggcgagacatttgtccttgctgttgatcctagcagcgaagatgagtctgataatgaaggtagtgctgatgcacagactcagcatggtgaagaggatcttggggatgcagaggatgatggtaggacgcggagtgatactgccaggggttcggcttcagatgagaatgaatag